A window from Kovacikia minuta CCNUW1 encodes these proteins:
- a CDS encoding AbrB family transcriptional regulator has translation MTETTLLKPCGSAGLASPYFLVFLELVFAVLIGLGLISVGAAGGAWMLGGIAAGALVFYSYRSFPQQTVQPNRNSRKVGQILIGLMIGFSIQQNHLTDLSWQLPTFIAIALFLLMSGGVIGFLYSYLEKIDLLTATLATTPGNIGVMASIAADYEKNTALVSLVQLLRFTTIILVVPLIANVSYSHNVGDTIHLLIRDFSSFSPTYLLLLCIVLLAAFLSVYLGGKLRIPVASFFCPIIVGVLFAWVLMLAPFETDAHFNLPPLLKVLGQILLGTTIGEYWGINPHLGKATVFRATIPVFLMFLAGGVAASLAKLLIHADWLTCLLLTAPGGSPEMIWISLALNHNVEIVTAGHLVRLLTLNIALPGLVSLACYLESPIDSKAQ, from the coding sequence GTGACAGAAACTACCCTTTTGAAGCCTTGTGGGAGTGCTGGGTTAGCATCTCCCTATTTCCTTGTTTTCCTGGAGCTAGTTTTTGCCGTACTCATTGGGTTGGGGTTGATCAGTGTGGGGGCAGCGGGTGGTGCCTGGATGTTGGGCGGAATTGCAGCAGGAGCGCTCGTTTTCTATAGCTACCGTTCATTCCCGCAACAAACCGTTCAACCTAATCGAAATTCTAGAAAAGTCGGGCAGATTTTGATTGGATTGATGATTGGATTCTCGATTCAACAAAATCATCTCACCGACCTATCCTGGCAGTTACCTACTTTTATTGCGATCGCCCTATTCTTATTGATGAGTGGAGGCGTAATTGGTTTCCTTTACTCCTATTTAGAAAAGATTGACCTGCTGACGGCAACACTCGCAACAACTCCTGGAAATATTGGAGTTATGGCAAGTATTGCAGCAGATTATGAGAAAAATACTGCCCTGGTTTCCCTGGTTCAGTTACTTCGATTTACGACCATTATTTTAGTGGTCCCCCTGATTGCAAATGTTTCTTACTCCCACAATGTTGGAGATACGATTCACCTGCTAATCAGGGATTTTTCATCCTTTAGTCCAACTTATTTATTACTACTTTGCATCGTATTGTTGGCTGCATTTCTATCTGTTTATTTAGGTGGAAAATTAAGAATCCCAGTTGCCTCATTTTTTTGCCCCATCATCGTGGGAGTTCTCTTTGCCTGGGTACTCATGCTGGCTCCCTTTGAAACCGATGCTCATTTCAACTTACCTCCGCTGCTAAAAGTCCTGGGTCAAATTCTGTTAGGCACAACGATCGGTGAATATTGGGGAATTAACCCGCATTTAGGCAAGGCAACCGTTTTTCGGGCAACGATTCCAGTGTTCCTGATGTTTTTAGCCGGAGGGGTTGCAGCAAGTCTTGCCAAATTGTTGATCCATGCAGACTGGTTAACCTGTCTTTTGCTTACAGCGCCAGGCGGTTCTCCAGAAATGATTTGGATCTCTCTGGCACTGAACCACAACGTCGAAATCGTCACTGCGGGGCATCTGGTTCGCCTGTTAACCCTCAACATTGCCCTGCCTGGGTTGGTCTCTCTCGCCTGCTACCTGGAATCGCCCATTGATAGCAAAGCTCAGTGA
- a CDS encoding Rpn family recombination-promoting nuclease/putative transposase: MTFINPKTDFAFKKIFGSKKSKDILISFLNAILYEGQNTILDLEVLDPYQAPRIQGIKDSYLDVKATITDNKTVIIEMQVLNVLGFEKRVLYNAAKAFSIQLSTGEDYTLLNPVIALTITDFEMFEGGSKVISRYRLKEKDDLTDYSDDIELVFVELPKFNKKLEELETLTDKWIYFLKSANQLKSVPESMDEVPAIHQAFEIARQSRLSRRELELLEKREMFLHDNRNAILKAEQMGMKRGMEKGMKKGMEKGIEKGIELGREEGRKQQAIAIARSLLDVLDIETISQKTGLSPTEIQQLR, encoded by the coding sequence ATGACCTTCATCAACCCCAAAACTGACTTTGCATTCAAAAAAATCTTTGGCTCTAAGAAAAGCAAAGATATTTTGATTAGTTTTTTGAATGCGATCCTTTATGAAGGGCAGAATACGATCCTAGATTTAGAAGTACTTGATCCATACCAGGCACCCCGTATTCAAGGAATAAAAGATTCCTATCTGGATGTCAAAGCAACAATTACTGATAACAAAACTGTAATTATTGAAATGCAAGTGCTGAATGTATTGGGCTTTGAAAAACGAGTCCTTTACAATGCAGCAAAAGCCTTTTCAATTCAGCTTTCGACTGGTGAAGACTATACGCTACTGAATCCAGTTATTGCGCTAACAATCACAGATTTTGAAATGTTTGAGGGTGGCTCTAAAGTCATCTCCCGCTATCGACTAAAAGAAAAAGATGACTTAACGGACTACAGCGATGATATTGAACTCGTATTTGTCGAACTCCCTAAATTTAATAAAAAACTAGAAGAACTAGAAACACTGACAGATAAGTGGATCTATTTCTTGAAATCAGCCAATCAGTTGAAATCTGTGCCTGAAAGTATGGATGAGGTACCCGCAATTCATCAAGCGTTTGAAATTGCCAGACAAAGTCGGCTCAGCAGGCGAGAATTAGAACTGCTAGAAAAGCGAGAAATGTTTTTGCATGACAACCGCAATGCAATTCTTAAAGCAGAACAGATGGGCATGAAGCGGGGAATGGAAAAAGGAATGAAAAAAGGGATGGAAAAAGGAATAGAAAAAGGGATAGAGTTGGGGCGGGAAGAGGGCAGAAAACAACAGGCGATCGCGATCGCTCGCTCCCTGTTGGATGTACTCGATATTGAAACAATTAGTCAGAAAACAGGATTAAGTCCAACAGAGATTCAACAGTTAAGATAA
- a CDS encoding IS110 family RNA-guided transposase → MSSSSPVVDAVLGLDIGKTRIHGVLLCGTQALRRKAVANTVAGHQELLAWLSQQRFTQLHACLEATSTYGHAIAKQLHHAGYGVTIANPQAVHAYAQSRLSRTKTDAADARLIAEYCRDLKPELWQPPAPEVEVLQNLMRRVQALEQMIGQETNRLETAPPELVSEINTHITFMEDQLKALRDKIRTHIDQFPGLKRQHELLDSIPGIGPHTAALILAEIGSWQHFASARQLAAYAGLTPQEKTSGTSIHGKPRLCKLGNARLRKALFLPALCLLRWSKPIQAWRAQLLQRHKTKRQVVGAVMHKLIRWIYGVLHANKPFDAQVCFPTSST, encoded by the coding sequence ATGTCATCGTCGTCGCCTGTCGTTGATGCTGTATTGGGTTTAGACATTGGCAAAACACGGATTCATGGGGTGTTGCTCTGTGGCACCCAAGCGCTTCGACGCAAAGCGGTCGCCAACACAGTTGCTGGGCACCAAGAATTGCTCGCTTGGTTGAGCCAGCAACGCTTTACCCAGTTACATGCCTGTCTCGAAGCCACCAGCACCTATGGGCATGCCATCGCCAAGCAGTTGCATCACGCCGGGTATGGCGTGACGATTGCCAATCCCCAAGCGGTCCATGCTTATGCCCAGAGTCGCTTGAGTCGCACCAAGACCGATGCGGCTGATGCTCGCTTAATTGCCGAATACTGCCGTGACCTGAAGCCTGAGCTTTGGCAACCACCGGCCCCTGAGGTGGAAGTGTTGCAAAATCTGATGCGACGGGTGCAGGCCCTCGAGCAGATGATTGGACAGGAAACCAATCGCCTCGAAACGGCTCCCCCTGAGTTGGTAAGCGAGATTAATACTCACATCACCTTTATGGAAGACCAACTCAAAGCCTTGCGAGACAAGATTCGAACCCATATCGACCAATTCCCCGGTCTCAAACGGCAACACGAATTGCTCGATTCGATTCCTGGTATTGGTCCTCACACCGCGGCCCTGATTCTCGCAGAAATCGGCAGTTGGCAGCACTTTGCTTCGGCTCGGCAGTTGGCGGCTTACGCCGGACTCACGCCCCAGGAAAAAACCTCTGGCACATCGATTCACGGCAAGCCCAGGCTGTGCAAACTTGGTAATGCCCGCTTACGCAAAGCCCTGTTTCTCCCAGCCCTGTGCCTTTTACGCTGGAGCAAGCCGATTCAAGCTTGGCGCGCACAACTCCTCCAGCGCCACAAAACTAAGCGTCAAGTCGTCGGGGCCGTGATGCATAAGCTGATTCGCTGGATTTACGGGGTTCTGCACGCCAATAAACCTTTTGACGCCCAGGTCTGCTTCCCGACCTCATCGACTTGA